One region of Priestia megaterium genomic DNA includes:
- a CDS encoding AI-2E family transporter, which yields MKDSSFKWFYRFGLLLLALLCILVFFKVQFLWLPVIYMFLKALLPFFIAAFITYLLHPLIEKTHDKGVPRPLAILLIYIIFFGGIGFGAYKSYPIFVEQVKDLNEQLPHFTNTYRHWVESIHDRTTSLPNGVHEKIEGSIDDVEATLNVWLTKVAEGLKSLITSFLILIIIPFIVFYMLKDFSSIKKATAYVTPKKWHKPGERFLSDVNESLGNYIRGQFFVCLIIGVIATAALWFFHVPYALLLGFIIGVTNIIPYFGPIIGAVPAAIIAATISIKLVITIVIIIFVLQFLEGNVLSPLIVGKSLHIHPLFIMLALLLGGEFGGVLGLILAVPILAVVKISILHIRSYTLKH from the coding sequence TTGAAAGATAGTTCATTCAAATGGTTCTATAGATTCGGACTGCTGTTATTAGCACTGCTGTGCATATTAGTCTTTTTTAAAGTCCAGTTTTTATGGCTGCCTGTTATTTACATGTTTTTAAAAGCACTGCTGCCTTTTTTTATTGCAGCATTCATTACATATTTACTTCATCCGCTTATTGAAAAAACGCATGATAAAGGCGTGCCTCGTCCTCTAGCTATTTTACTGATCTACATTATCTTTTTTGGAGGAATCGGGTTCGGAGCCTATAAGTCGTATCCTATTTTTGTGGAACAAGTAAAAGATTTAAATGAACAGCTGCCTCATTTTACGAATACATATAGACATTGGGTAGAATCGATTCATGATCGTACAACTTCACTTCCAAACGGTGTACATGAGAAAATTGAAGGCAGCATTGATGATGTAGAGGCTACGCTCAACGTGTGGCTTACAAAAGTGGCGGAAGGATTAAAATCATTGATTACCTCTTTTTTGATTTTAATCATTATTCCATTTATTGTTTTTTATATGCTGAAGGATTTTTCCTCTATTAAGAAAGCAACAGCTTATGTCACACCTAAAAAGTGGCACAAACCAGGCGAACGTTTTTTATCGGATGTGAATGAATCGCTTGGCAATTATATTAGAGGACAATTTTTTGTTTGTCTCATTATTGGTGTGATTGCCACAGCAGCACTTTGGTTCTTTCATGTACCTTATGCACTTCTTTTAGGCTTTATTATTGGCGTAACGAATATCATTCCGTATTTTGGCCCGATTATTGGTGCGGTTCCAGCAGCTATTATTGCAGCAACTATCTCGATAAAGTTGGTTATTACCATTGTCATTATTATCTTTGTGCTGCAGTTTCTAGAAGGAAATGTGCTGTCTCCGCTTATCGTAGGAAAGAGCCTTCATATTCATCCTTTGTTTATCATGCTTGCGCTCCTTTTAGGAGGAGAGTTTGGAGGAGTATTGGGTCTCATTTTGGCTGTGCCAATTTTAGCAGTCGTTAAAATATCTATTTTGCATATCCGCTCTTATACGCTCAAACATTGA
- a CDS encoding replication-associated recombination protein A, protein MSTKPLAFRMRPTHLDDVIGQQHLVGKDKMIYRMVKANHLSSMILYGPPGVGKTTIATAIAKTTNTAFRQLNAVVNNKKDMEIVAEEAKMSGKVILLLDEVHRLDKAKQDFLLPYLENGMIILIGATTSNPYHAINPAIRSRCQIFELKSLTPDDIKMALTRALNDSSNGFGDRKIVVEDDAMNHFANSCNGDVRSALNALELAVLSTSESDGKIVITLQTAEECLQQKYFSHDKNGDAHYDVLSAFQKSIRGSDVNAALHYLGRLIEAGDLISINRRLLVIAYEDIGLADPDAGMRTLAAIQATERLGLPEARIPLANAVIELCLSPKSNAAYKALDEAISDIKKGLSGDVPIHLKDAHYKGAENLGRGVEYQYPHDFDNGWVLQQYLPDRIKNKQYFHPKQNGQEKYFSKVFNRLETLKKENG, encoded by the coding sequence ATGTCTACAAAACCTCTCGCATTTCGAATGCGTCCGACTCATTTAGATGACGTTATCGGGCAGCAGCATTTAGTTGGCAAAGATAAAATGATTTATCGAATGGTAAAAGCAAATCACTTAAGCTCGATGATTTTATATGGGCCTCCAGGCGTCGGGAAAACAACAATTGCCACAGCTATTGCAAAAACAACCAACACGGCGTTTCGTCAGTTAAATGCCGTTGTAAACAATAAAAAAGATATGGAAATTGTCGCCGAAGAGGCCAAAATGTCAGGCAAAGTAATTCTTCTGCTAGATGAAGTTCATCGCCTTGACAAAGCCAAGCAAGACTTTTTGCTTCCTTATTTAGAAAACGGCATGATCATTCTAATCGGAGCGACAACAAGCAATCCTTATCACGCGATTAATCCTGCTATTCGAAGCAGATGCCAAATCTTCGAATTAAAATCTCTTACGCCAGATGATATCAAAATGGCGCTAACAAGAGCACTCAACGACTCATCCAATGGATTTGGGGATAGAAAAATTGTCGTAGAAGATGACGCCATGAACCACTTTGCCAACAGCTGTAACGGTGACGTGCGCTCGGCTTTGAATGCTCTGGAACTAGCTGTTTTATCAACAAGTGAAAGCGATGGTAAAATCGTTATTACCTTACAAACGGCAGAAGAATGTCTGCAGCAAAAGTATTTTTCACATGATAAAAATGGTGACGCTCACTATGATGTATTATCGGCTTTTCAAAAATCGATTCGCGGGAGCGACGTAAATGCCGCTCTTCATTATTTGGGACGGCTAATTGAAGCAGGAGACTTGATCAGCATCAATCGTCGCCTTTTAGTCATTGCCTATGAAGACATTGGACTAGCTGATCCGGATGCCGGCATGAGGACACTAGCAGCTATTCAAGCAACTGAGCGATTAGGACTTCCAGAAGCACGCATCCCGCTTGCAAACGCCGTTATTGAGCTTTGCCTATCACCGAAGTCCAACGCTGCTTACAAAGCATTAGATGAAGCGATAAGTGATATTAAAAAAGGGTTGTCCGGCGACGTTCCCATTCATTTGAAGGATGCTCATTACAAAGGAGCAGAGAACCTTGGACGAGGCGTTGAATATCAATACCCGCATGATTTTGATAACGGATGGGTCCTTCAACAGTATTTACCGGATCGCATCAAAAACAAACAATATTTTCATCCTAAACAAAATGGACAAGAAAAATACTTTTCAAAAGTTTTCAATCGTTTAGAGACATTAAAAAAAGAAAATGGCTGA
- the recD2 gene encoding SF1B family DNA helicase RecD2 has translation MNEELVNPSQPERHYISGTSIVTVFHNEENLYNVTRIRIKKTNLEIEDKETVVTGYFPKLNEDEVYTFYGDFKEHPKFGLQFHVEQFKKELPQSRQGVVQYLSSDLFHGIGKKTAENIVDALGERAIFRILQNESVLKEVPRLSADKAEALVTQLREHQGLEEVMVKLTDLGFGPQLSMKIFQAYKQEALEIVQNNPYQLVEDIQGIGFSRADELGKRLGMATNHPDRLRAGILYVIEQECNQMGHVYVTADQLYGKTAELLRKSRHENLSEMDLTREVDALKADKKLIIQDEKIYFPPLFYAEKGLVKAIQKIMAQTQYEEQFPESEFLLALGELEERLDVQYAPSQRKGIQTALMSPMLLLTGGPGTGKTTVIKGIVELYAELHGCSLNPGDYKKDEAFPVLLVAPTGRAAKRMSEATGLPAVTIHRLLKWNGQEGFDHNEENPIDGKLLIVDEVSMVDLWLAHQLFKSLPANLQVILVGDEDQLPSVGPGQVLKDLLSSEVVPTVRLTDVYRQAEGSSIIDLAHEIKKGKLPEDLSRQQGDRSFIRCHGQHITNVVQQVCGNALKKGYTAKDIQVLAPMYKGPAGIDKLNEVLQELFNPASEQRRELKHGDITYRVGDKVLQLVNQPDSNVFNGDMGEIVSVFFAKENTEKQDMLVISYEGNEVTYTKQDFNQITHAYCCSIHKSQGSEFPIVVLPIVKSYYRMLRRNLLYTAVTRSKQFLILCGEDEAFQLGVSRNEDSVRQTNLQPLLRESLDNDIEDPEIPFMKDANIGMENVTPYDFM, from the coding sequence ATGAACGAAGAACTAGTGAACCCTTCACAGCCAGAACGTCATTATATAAGCGGCACGTCAATTGTAACGGTTTTTCATAACGAAGAAAACTTATATAACGTTACGCGGATACGGATCAAAAAAACAAATTTAGAGATTGAAGATAAAGAAACGGTCGTTACAGGCTATTTTCCTAAGCTTAATGAAGATGAAGTATACACATTTTACGGGGACTTCAAAGAGCATCCAAAGTTTGGTCTGCAATTTCATGTTGAGCAGTTTAAAAAAGAACTTCCGCAATCAAGGCAAGGGGTTGTTCAGTACCTATCAAGCGATTTATTTCACGGAATCGGTAAAAAAACCGCTGAAAATATTGTGGACGCCCTAGGAGAACGCGCTATTTTTCGTATTTTGCAAAATGAGTCCGTGCTAAAAGAGGTTCCGAGGCTTTCAGCCGACAAGGCAGAGGCTTTAGTAACGCAGCTTCGTGAACATCAAGGGTTAGAAGAAGTAATGGTAAAGCTGACAGACCTCGGGTTTGGACCGCAGCTTTCGATGAAGATTTTCCAAGCGTACAAACAAGAAGCGCTTGAAATTGTTCAAAATAATCCTTATCAGCTCGTAGAAGATATTCAAGGTATTGGTTTTAGCAGGGCCGATGAACTTGGAAAGAGGCTTGGTATGGCAACCAACCATCCTGATCGTTTGCGTGCAGGTATTTTATACGTCATTGAGCAAGAATGTAATCAAATGGGACATGTATACGTCACGGCAGATCAGCTGTATGGAAAAACAGCAGAGCTTCTTCGAAAAAGCAGGCATGAGAATCTGTCTGAAATGGATCTTACAAGAGAAGTGGACGCATTAAAAGCAGACAAAAAGCTTATCATTCAAGACGAAAAAATTTATTTTCCTCCCCTTTTCTATGCTGAAAAAGGGCTGGTTAAAGCTATTCAAAAAATTATGGCCCAAACGCAATACGAAGAGCAGTTTCCAGAATCAGAATTTTTACTAGCTTTAGGTGAACTAGAAGAGCGATTAGACGTGCAATATGCACCGTCTCAGCGCAAGGGCATACAAACTGCTTTAATGTCTCCAATGCTTCTTTTAACAGGTGGACCAGGTACAGGGAAAACAACGGTTATTAAAGGAATAGTCGAACTCTATGCAGAACTTCACGGATGTTCGTTAAATCCAGGGGATTATAAAAAAGATGAAGCTTTTCCTGTTTTACTTGTGGCACCTACTGGACGCGCTGCTAAACGAATGAGCGAAGCGACCGGACTTCCGGCAGTTACGATTCACAGATTATTAAAATGGAACGGACAAGAAGGATTTGACCATAATGAGGAGAATCCAATTGACGGAAAATTATTGATTGTGGATGAAGTATCGATGGTAGATTTGTGGCTTGCTCATCAGCTGTTTAAGTCTCTTCCTGCTAATTTACAGGTTATTTTAGTTGGAGACGAAGACCAGCTTCCTTCAGTAGGTCCGGGACAGGTGTTAAAAGATTTACTGAGTTCAGAAGTAGTTCCTACCGTCCGTCTGACAGATGTATACCGGCAAGCGGAAGGGTCATCGATTATTGATTTGGCTCATGAAATAAAAAAAGGAAAGCTTCCGGAAGACTTATCGAGGCAGCAAGGAGATCGTTCCTTTATTCGCTGTCACGGACAGCACATCACGAATGTCGTGCAACAAGTTTGCGGGAATGCGTTAAAAAAAGGCTATACGGCTAAAGATATTCAAGTTCTAGCTCCTATGTATAAAGGTCCTGCAGGGATTGATAAACTGAATGAAGTTCTTCAGGAATTATTTAACCCGGCTTCTGAGCAAAGAAGAGAGCTTAAGCACGGAGATATTACGTACCGAGTCGGAGATAAAGTGCTGCAGCTTGTAAATCAGCCGGATAGCAACGTATTTAACGGAGATATGGGAGAAATCGTCTCAGTTTTCTTTGCCAAAGAAAATACGGAAAAACAGGATATGCTGGTTATTTCATATGAAGGAAACGAAGTAACTTATACAAAGCAAGACTTTAATCAAATAACTCATGCATACTGCTGTTCCATTCATAAATCGCAGGGAAGTGAATTTCCCATTGTTGTGCTTCCAATTGTCAAAAGCTATTACCGGATGCTGCGACGCAATTTACTTTATACCGCCGTTACGCGAAGTAAACAGTTTTTAATTTTATGCGGCGAAGACGAAGCGTTTCAGCTTGGAGTCAGCCGGAATGAAGACAGCGTTCGACAAACGAATTTACAGCCCCTGCTTCGAGAAAGCTTGGATAACGACATAGAAGATCCCGAAATTCCATTTATGAAAGATGCAAATATTGGGATGGAAAACGTTACGCCGTATGATTTCATGTAA
- a CDS encoding cysteine desulfurase family protein produces MERIYVDHAATSPIHPAVVEKMTTFMHEYFGNPSSIHHYGRESRRYLDEARQTIAASIGAHENELIFTSGGTEADNMALIGVALANRHKGNHIITTQIEHHAVLHTCEYLETQGFEVTYLPVNEYGQVSVDEIKSALTDQTILVSVMFGNNEVGAIQPIGEIGVLLKEHGAYFHTDAVQAYGLIPLNVQQLGVDLLSVSAHKINGPKGMGFLYAAAHVSLSPLLFGGEQERKRRAGTENMTSIVGFEEAVKISQQTLQTRADEYRRYKEIMVAVLKEEGISFEINGHLENALPHVLNLSFPKTNVESMLVNLDLAGIAASSGSACTAGAIDPSHVLVAMFGKGSERLTTSIRFSFGLGNSAEQIEKTARQTANIVKRLTM; encoded by the coding sequence TTGGAACGTATTTATGTTGATCATGCAGCAACGTCTCCAATACATCCAGCAGTCGTTGAGAAAATGACGACTTTTATGCATGAGTACTTTGGAAATCCGTCTAGTATTCATCACTACGGGCGGGAAAGTCGACGCTATTTAGACGAAGCTCGCCAAACGATTGCAGCAAGTATTGGAGCACACGAAAATGAACTGATTTTTACAAGTGGTGGGACAGAAGCAGATAATATGGCACTGATCGGAGTCGCTCTTGCAAACCGCCATAAAGGAAATCATATTATTACCACGCAAATTGAACACCACGCTGTGCTTCATACGTGTGAATATTTAGAAACACAGGGCTTTGAAGTGACTTACCTACCAGTTAATGAGTACGGACAAGTATCTGTGGATGAAATAAAATCAGCCCTAACGGATCAAACAATTCTTGTGTCGGTGATGTTTGGAAATAATGAAGTAGGTGCTATTCAGCCAATTGGAGAAATTGGAGTTCTATTAAAAGAGCATGGAGCATATTTCCACACGGATGCAGTGCAAGCTTATGGATTAATTCCGTTAAATGTGCAACAATTAGGTGTCGATCTTTTATCCGTTTCGGCTCATAAAATTAACGGACCAAAAGGGATGGGCTTTTTATATGCAGCTGCTCACGTTTCACTGTCTCCTTTGCTATTTGGAGGAGAACAAGAGCGCAAACGACGAGCTGGAACTGAGAACATGACAAGTATCGTCGGGTTTGAAGAAGCTGTGAAAATTTCGCAACAAACGCTGCAAACACGTGCAGATGAATATAGAAGATACAAAGAAATAATGGTAGCTGTGTTGAAAGAAGAAGGTATTTCATTTGAAATTAACGGACATCTTGAAAATGCTCTGCCACATGTGTTAAATTTATCATTTCCAAAAACAAATGTTGAATCGATGCTCGTAAATTTAGACTTAGCAGGAATTGCGGCATCGAGCGGTTCAGCTTGCACAGCGGGAGCAATCGATCCTTCTCATGTGCTTGTTGCTATGTTTGGAAAAGGGTCTGAGCGTTTAACAACTTCTATTCGATTTAGCTTTGGCCTAGGAAACTCTGCTGAGCAAATTGAAAAAACCGCACGTCAAACAGCAAACATCGTTAAGCGACTAACGATGTAA
- a CDS encoding tetratricopeptide repeat protein — protein MTDKNQLGIQYMQEGKFEEAAKTFSEAIEDNPKDPIVYVNFGNLLAAVSEMDRALKFYERAIELDEETATAYYGAGNIYFNAEQLEQAKHYFDLAIKKGLDSSDAYFMLGLTLFHMEEIRFAMPYLQRAVELNEHDVEAKFQYGLCLAQLEMVDEAIAEFLKVVNQEPEHADAFYNLGVAYAMKDDKDKAIEMLDEALNVQPDHVMAANAKQVLSTLEH, from the coding sequence ATGACAGATAAAAATCAGCTAGGAATTCAGTATATGCAGGAAGGGAAATTTGAAGAGGCTGCTAAAACATTTTCAGAAGCAATTGAAGATAATCCAAAAGATCCAATTGTGTATGTGAATTTTGGCAATTTGTTAGCGGCTGTTAGTGAGATGGATCGTGCTTTGAAATTTTATGAACGTGCGATTGAATTAGATGAAGAAACGGCAACAGCGTATTACGGAGCAGGAAATATTTATTTTAATGCAGAGCAGCTTGAGCAGGCAAAGCACTACTTTGATTTAGCAATCAAAAAAGGCTTAGATTCATCCGATGCCTACTTTATGCTTGGTTTAACGCTGTTTCATATGGAAGAAATTCGTTTTGCGATGCCTTATCTGCAGCGAGCGGTAGAACTAAACGAACATGATGTAGAAGCAAAATTTCAGTACGGTCTTTGTTTAGCACAGCTCGAAATGGTAGATGAAGCGATTGCTGAATTTCTTAAGGTAGTAAATCAAGAGCCAGAACATGCCGATGCTTTCTATAATTTGGGCGTAGCGTATGCCATGAAAGATGATAAGGACAAAGCAATTGAGATGTTAGATGAAGCTTTAAACGTGCAGCCAGATCACGTAATGGCAGCAAATGCTAAACAAGTTCTGTCTACATTAGAACATTAA
- a CDS encoding YrzQ family protein — translation MGRIIPSVVAFGLGAYAFKMADDREMFTKRNMKKMRKRMMKAIH, via the coding sequence ATGGGCAGAATCATTCCGTCAGTAGTCGCTTTCGGTCTTGGAGCTTATGCATTTAAAATGGCAGATGATCGAGAGATGTTTACAAAAAGAAATATGAAAAAAATGCGTAAACGTATGATGAAAGCTATTCACTAA
- the mnmA gene encoding tRNA 2-thiouridine(34) synthase MnmA has translation MTKSPKDTRVVVGMSGGVDSSVAALLLKQQGYDVIGIFMKNWDDTDENGVCTATEDYNDVIRVCNQIGIPYYAVNFEKQYWDKVFTYFLDEYKAGRTPNPDVMCNKEIKFKAFLEHAMTLGADYLATGHYARVAYRDGEYKMLRGVDGNKDQTYFLNQLGQDQLSKVMFPIGEIEKSKVREIAKEAGLATATKKDSTGICFIGERNFKEFLSQYLPAQPGVMQTLDGEVKGKHDGLMYYTIGQRHGLGIGGSGEPWFVVGKDLEKNVLYVDQGFHNELLYSTSLTATNVSWVSDRDWSSPMTCTAKFRYRQTDSAVTVEKVDDDTIKVIFAEPVRAITPGQAVVFYKDDECLGGATIDKVFQEEEQIWYV, from the coding sequence TTGACAAAATCACCTAAAGATACACGTGTAGTAGTCGGAATGAGCGGAGGCGTTGATTCATCTGTAGCAGCTCTTTTATTAAAACAACAAGGATACGATGTGATCGGAATCTTTATGAAAAACTGGGACGATACGGATGAAAACGGCGTTTGTACTGCGACTGAAGATTATAACGATGTTATTCGCGTATGTAATCAAATTGGTATTCCCTACTATGCAGTCAACTTTGAGAAACAATATTGGGATAAAGTATTTACCTACTTTTTAGATGAATATAAAGCAGGTCGTACACCGAATCCTGATGTAATGTGTAATAAAGAAATTAAATTCAAAGCCTTTTTGGAGCATGCAATGACGCTAGGAGCAGACTATCTAGCGACAGGACATTATGCACGCGTTGCGTATCGTGACGGGGAGTATAAAATGCTTCGAGGCGTAGATGGAAATAAAGATCAAACGTATTTCTTAAATCAATTAGGACAAGATCAGCTTTCAAAAGTAATGTTCCCAATTGGAGAAATTGAGAAATCAAAAGTGCGTGAAATTGCAAAAGAAGCAGGCCTTGCTACAGCAACGAAAAAAGACAGCACAGGTATTTGCTTTATTGGCGAACGCAACTTCAAGGAATTTTTAAGTCAGTATCTTCCTGCTCAGCCAGGTGTGATGCAAACGCTTGACGGCGAAGTGAAAGGCAAGCATGACGGCCTTATGTACTACACGATTGGTCAACGCCATGGTTTGGGTATCGGAGGCAGCGGCGAACCTTGGTTTGTAGTTGGAAAAGATTTAGAAAAAAACGTTTTATACGTCGATCAAGGCTTTCACAATGAGCTGCTTTATTCTACATCTCTTACAGCAACAAATGTCAGCTGGGTAAGCGACCGTGACTGGTCGTCACCAATGACGTGCACAGCAAAATTCCGCTATCGTCAAACCGATTCAGCAGTAACCGTTGAGAAAGTCGATGATGATACAATTAAAGTTATTTTTGCTGAACCCGTGCGGGCAATTACGCCAGGTCAAGCAGTTGTGTTTTACAAAGATGACGAATGTCTTGGCGGAGCAACTATTGACAAAGTATTTCAAGAAGAAGAGCAAATTTGGTACGTATAA
- the cymR gene encoding cysteine metabolism transcriptional regulator CymR, whose protein sequence is MKISTKGRYGLTIMIELAKRFGEGPISLKTIAQTHDLSEHYLEQLISPLRNAGLVKSVRGAYGGYILAHEPANITSGDIISVLEGPISPVEGIEDEEPAKRELWIRIRDAVKEVLDSTTLEDLANHSDDDQASYMFYI, encoded by the coding sequence ATGAAAATTTCAACAAAAGGACGCTACGGTTTAACGATTATGATTGAGCTTGCGAAGCGCTTTGGAGAAGGTCCTATCTCGCTTAAAACTATTGCTCAAACGCATGATTTATCTGAACATTATTTAGAACAGCTTATTTCACCGCTGCGTAACGCTGGGCTTGTAAAAAGCGTGCGCGGAGCTTATGGAGGTTACATCTTGGCACATGAACCTGCTAACATTACTTCTGGCGATATTATTTCCGTTTTAGAAGGTCCTATTAGTCCTGTAGAAGGAATTGAAGATGAAGAGCCTGCAAAACGCGAGCTGTGGATTCGTATTCGAGATGCAGTTAAAGAAGTGCTAGATAGCACAACGCTTGAAGATTTAGCAAATCATTCTGATGATGATCAAGCGTCTTATATGTTTTATATTTAA
- the alaS gene encoding alanine--tRNA ligase, whose protein sequence is MKKLTSAQVRQMYLDFFKEKGHDVEPSASLVPHEDPSLLWINSGVATLKKYFDGRVIPQNPRICNAQKSIRTNDIENVGKTARHHTFFEMLGNFSIGDYFKEEAIQWAWEFLTSDKWIGFDADKLSVTVHPEDEEAFKIWNEKMGVPKERIIRLEGNFWDIGEGPSGPNTEIFYDRGEAYGNDLTDPELYPGGENERYLEIWNLVFSQFNHNPDNTYTPLPKKNIDTGMGLERMVSVIQDVQTNFDTDLFMPIIEATENISGAKYRTNDEQDTAFKVIADHIRTVTFAVGDGALPSNEGRGYVLRRLLRRAVRYAKKLNINRPFMYDLVPVVGEIMVDFYPEVKEKTDFIQRVVKNEEERFHETLNDGLAILATVIKKEKAQNSDTVQGEDVFRLYDTYGFPVELTEEYAEDENMKIDHAGFEREMEAQRERARAARQDSSSMQVQGGVLGEVTVASEFVGYDKNEVETVVEAIIVDGELVDRAEAGTEAQVILSHTPFYAESGGQIADQGTIQSASGKAEVKDVQKAPNGQNVQTVSVTSGELVKGETYMATLDEENRSAIVKNHTATHLLHQALKDTLGTHVNQAGSLVTADRLRFDFSHFGQVTQEEIEKIEQIVNEKIWDSISVQIENKAIDEAKAMGAMALFGEKYGDIVRVVQVGDYSLELCGGCHVPNTSVIGLFKIVSESGIGAGTRRIEAVTGKAAYQLMNDQVGLLKEVAAKVKSNPRDLVGRVEGLLEEIRNLQRENDSLSTKLGNIEAGNLVDRVQNINGVNVLAAKVNATDMNNLRAMVDDLKQKLESAVIVLASPQGEKVNIIAGVTKDLIAKGHHAGKLVKEVATICGGGGGGRPDMAQAGGKDASQIEKALSTVEEWVKSV, encoded by the coding sequence ATGAAAAAACTGACGTCAGCACAAGTTCGTCAAATGTATTTAGATTTCTTTAAAGAAAAAGGCCATGATGTAGAACCAAGCGCATCTTTAGTTCCGCATGAAGATCCATCTTTATTATGGATTAACAGTGGAGTAGCTACATTAAAAAAATATTTTGATGGTCGTGTTATTCCTCAAAATCCGCGTATTTGTAACGCACAAAAATCTATTCGTACAAACGATATCGAAAACGTAGGTAAAACGGCTCGCCATCATACGTTTTTTGAAATGCTTGGTAACTTCTCTATCGGTGATTATTTCAAAGAAGAAGCAATCCAATGGGCATGGGAATTCTTAACGAGCGATAAATGGATTGGATTCGACGCAGATAAGCTATCTGTAACAGTTCACCCTGAAGATGAAGAAGCATTTAAGATCTGGAATGAAAAAATGGGCGTGCCTAAAGAGCGTATCATTCGTTTAGAAGGTAACTTCTGGGATATTGGAGAAGGTCCGAGTGGTCCAAATACAGAGATCTTTTATGATCGCGGAGAAGCATATGGAAATGACCTAACTGATCCGGAATTATATCCAGGTGGAGAAAATGAGCGTTATTTAGAAATTTGGAACCTTGTATTTTCTCAGTTTAATCATAATCCTGATAATACGTACACGCCGCTTCCAAAGAAAAATATTGATACAGGAATGGGCTTAGAGCGTATGGTTTCTGTTATTCAAGATGTGCAAACAAACTTTGATACAGATTTGTTTATGCCAATTATTGAAGCAACAGAAAATATTTCAGGCGCTAAATATCGTACAAATGATGAGCAAGATACGGCATTTAAAGTCATTGCTGACCACATTCGTACGGTAACATTTGCTGTAGGTGATGGTGCTCTTCCTTCAAATGAAGGCCGCGGGTATGTGCTGCGTCGTTTGTTACGCCGAGCAGTTCGCTATGCTAAAAAGTTAAACATTAATCGTCCGTTCATGTACGACCTAGTGCCGGTAGTAGGTGAAATCATGGTTGATTTCTATCCGGAAGTAAAGGAAAAAACGGATTTTATCCAGCGCGTAGTCAAAAATGAAGAAGAGCGTTTTCACGAAACGTTAAATGACGGACTAGCTATCTTGGCAACTGTTATTAAAAAAGAAAAAGCGCAAAACAGTGATACGGTACAAGGCGAAGATGTTTTCCGTCTATATGATACGTATGGCTTCCCTGTTGAATTAACGGAAGAATACGCAGAAGATGAGAACATGAAAATCGATCATGCAGGTTTTGAACGTGAAATGGAAGCACAGCGTGAGCGTGCGCGTGCTGCTCGTCAAGATTCTAGTTCTATGCAAGTTCAAGGCGGCGTACTTGGTGAAGTAACGGTTGCAAGTGAGTTTGTGGGCTATGATAAAAATGAAGTAGAAACAGTTGTTGAAGCAATTATTGTAGACGGTGAGCTTGTTGACCGTGCTGAAGCTGGAACAGAAGCGCAAGTCATCTTAAGCCACACGCCATTCTACGCAGAAAGCGGCGGTCAAATTGCGGACCAAGGTACGATCCAAAGTGCTTCAGGAAAAGCGGAAGTAAAAGACGTTCAAAAAGCGCCAAATGGTCAAAATGTCCAAACGGTATCTGTAACAAGCGGTGAGCTTGTAAAAGGTGAAACATACATGGCAACGCTTGATGAAGAAAACCGCAGTGCGATTGTGAAAAACCATACGGCAACGCATTTATTGCATCAAGCATTAAAAGATACGTTAGGAACGCATGTTAATCAAGCGGGTTCTTTAGTAACAGCGGATCGCTTGCGCTTTGACTTCTCTCACTTTGGTCAAGTGACACAAGAAGAGATTGAGAAAATTGAACAAATCGTTAATGAAAAGATTTGGGACAGCATCTCTGTACAAATTGAAAACAAAGCAATTGACGAAGCAAAAGCGATGGGTGCAATGGCACTATTTGGTGAGAAATACGGAGATATCGTGCGCGTAGTACAAGTAGGCGACTACAGCTTAGAATTATGTGGTGGATGTCACGTACCAAATACATCTGTTATCGGTTTATTTAAAATTGTATCAGAATCTGGAATCGGTGCAGGTACTCGACGTATTGAAGCTGTAACTGGAAAAGCTGCCTATCAGTTAATGAATGATCAAGTAGGTTTACTAAAAGAAGTTGCGGCAAAAGTAAAATCCAACCCGCGCGATTTAGTAGGGCGCGTTGAAGGATTACTAGAAGAAATTCGTAATCTTCAGCGTGAAAATGATTCACTATCTACAAAGCTTGGCAATATTGAAGCTGGCAATCTTGTTGACCGCGTACAAAACATTAATGGTGTAAATGTCCTAGCAGCAAAAGTGAATGCAACGGATATGAATAACCTTCGTGCAATGGTTGATGATTTAAAACAAAAATTAGAATCTGCTGTGATCGTATTAGCTTCTCCACAAGGTGAAAAGGTAAATATTATTGCAGGTGTAACAAAAGATTTAATTGCTAAAGGCCATCATGCTGGCAAACTTGTTAAAGAAGTAGCAACGATTTGCGGCGGAGGCGGAGGCGGACGCCCTGACATGGCGCAAGCTGGAGGAAAAGACGCTAGCC